A single region of the Acidobacteriota bacterium genome encodes:
- a CDS encoding LLM class flavin-dependent oxidoreductase: MKTAVLQFFSWPDRRIPLEEVYRRAFQRIDIMDQNGYDAVWLAEHHFSPFSICPSIHMMGIEVAARTKNLRIGTGVSLAPFYNPLRLAEEVALLDVLSGGRVNWGVGRGYAEKEFSAFGVDPQYSYPVFREHVQAVIDAWTNEQLTFEGEHFQCRDVEVLPKPAQKPHPPVWLASSSPESMTWAARNGFSIMLDPHSAPGRIAEKRELYRQILDQHGHSIDGREIPIARLIACAPTRAEAEEIARNGAQWTVRSHQRKGTRPVATDTRRNLERPELATPTFKAEEQTAVDRYLNGVILYGTPDELVDEIARLKEEMFLDYLLCAPLSHGSFVLFTDEVLPRV, from the coding sequence ATGAAGACAGCGGTGCTCCAGTTCTTCTCGTGGCCTGACCGGCGCATTCCGCTGGAAGAGGTGTACCGCCGTGCGTTCCAGCGCATCGACATCATGGACCAGAACGGGTACGACGCGGTGTGGCTGGCGGAGCATCATTTCAGCCCCTTCAGCATCTGCCCGTCGATCCACATGATGGGGATCGAGGTCGCCGCCCGCACGAAGAACCTGAGGATCGGCACGGGTGTGTCCCTGGCGCCCTTCTACAACCCGCTGCGACTGGCCGAGGAGGTGGCTCTGCTCGACGTCCTCTCCGGGGGCCGGGTCAACTGGGGTGTCGGCCGCGGCTACGCGGAGAAGGAGTTCAGCGCCTTCGGCGTCGACCCGCAGTACAGCTACCCGGTGTTCAGGGAACATGTGCAGGCGGTGATCGACGCCTGGACGAACGAGCAGCTCACCTTCGAGGGAGAGCACTTCCAGTGCCGCGATGTCGAGGTGCTGCCCAAGCCTGCGCAGAAGCCGCATCCGCCGGTGTGGCTCGCTTCCTCGTCGCCGGAGTCGATGACCTGGGCGGCCCGGAACGGCTTCTCGATCATGCTCGACCCGCACTCGGCGCCTGGCCGGATTGCGGAGAAGCGCGAGCTGTACCGGCAGATCCTGGATCAGCACGGGCACTCGATCGATGGCCGGGAGATTCCGATCGCACGTCTGATCGCGTGCGCTCCGACCCGGGCCGAAGCGGAGGAGATCGCGCGCAACGGCGCGCAGTGGACCGTCAGATCCCACCAGCGGAAGGGCACCCGACCGGTCGCGACCGATACGCGGCGCAACCTCGAGCGGCCGGAACTGGCGACGCCGACCTTCAAGGCCGAAGAGCAGACCGCGGTCGACCGGTATCTGAACGGCGTCATTCTCTACGGCACGCCGGACGAGCTGGTCGACGAGATCGCGCGCCTGAAGGAAGAGATGTTCCTCGACTACCTGCTGTGCGCGCCGCTCAGTCACGGCTCCTTCGTGCTCTTCACGGACGAGGTTCTGCCTCGGGTCTGA
- the pdxH gene encoding pyridoxamine 5'-phosphate oxidase, giving the protein MTRATDPFDRFRDLFERASATGLTEPNAMVLASADEQGRPSSRVVLLKHFDRRGFVFYTNLESRKGREILARLDVSLNFFWREPKEQVCIFGRAERVSDAEADAYFATRDRNSQLGAWASRQSRPLASREQLLADFEQVTERFAGGDVPRPRHWTGLRVVPRRFEFWVAQEHRLHDRTFYERDGDAWVVGMLYP; this is encoded by the coding sequence GTGACGAGAGCTACCGACCCCTTCGACCGCTTCCGCGACCTGTTCGAGCGTGCTTCGGCCACTGGCCTCACCGAGCCGAACGCGATGGTTCTGGCGAGCGCCGACGAGCAGGGTCGTCCGTCGTCCCGTGTCGTGCTCCTGAAGCACTTCGACCGGCGCGGCTTCGTCTTCTACACGAACCTCGAAAGCCGCAAGGGCAGGGAGATCCTGGCGCGGCTGGACGTGAGCCTGAACTTCTTCTGGCGCGAACCGAAGGAGCAGGTGTGCATCTTCGGTCGTGCGGAACGGGTCAGCGACGCCGAGGCCGATGCCTACTTCGCGACTCGGGACCGGAACAGTCAGCTCGGCGCCTGGGCCTCGCGGCAGAGCCGGCCGCTCGCAAGCCGCGAGCAGCTCCTCGCCGACTTCGAGCAGGTGACCGAGCGGTTCGCGGGCGGCGACGTACCGCGCCCTCGGCACTGGACGGGGCTCAGGGTCGTGCCCAGGCGCTTCGAGTTCTGGGTGGCGCAGGAGCACCGGCTTCACGACCGTACGTTCTACGAGCGGGACGGTGACGCGTGGGTGGTGGGTATGCTGTATCCGTAG